The following coding sequences lie in one Biomphalaria glabrata chromosome 18, xgBioGlab47.1, whole genome shotgun sequence genomic window:
- the LOC106064014 gene encoding beta-1,3-galactosyltransferase 1-like, which translates to MKLKCLKLRRNVLLPIFGLNLICFMIIFLENVKFFQLAILTETKLPTTTALTAVPTTTTTINPTLARKLEKIKVDLNDSQLTQETMFPWRNIGRYLMLDPYLCKRGVESLDIILIVHTAPANLHRRQRIRETFGNESFFLPFRIRVAFLLGKTQNKTLERVLWFEHVTYNDTVMGDFLDSYYNLSIKGVMGYRWVSQYCSNSKYVFKIDDDVIVNMFKLLYSFYNHMSGKRKSIFCNLWYKGTMPILRSGKWKVESNVFAKYKTFPFDYCSGFVVIMTTDLMRPMYLAAQNTPGFWIDDVYLFGMLPHVVGGVTYYNYALNKNLTLDVKTAINCTKAEGPKCGIVASVTPDNDFWGYWQLIKNMYASESWNVENKVVI; encoded by the coding sequence ATGAAACTCAAGTGCTTAAAATTACGACGCAACGTTCTATTGCCAATCTTCGGCCTCAATCTAATCTGCTTCATGATTATCTTCCTAGAGAATGTGAAATTCTTTCAGCTGGCAATACTGACAGAAACGAAGCTGCCAACCACAACCGCTCTTACAGCCGTTCCCACCACTACCACAACCATTAACCCGACTTTGGCTAGGAAGCTAGAGAAGATCAAGGTCGACCTTAACGACTCTCAGCTGACACAGGAAACGATGTTCCCTTGGCGAAATATCGGCAGGTACCTCATGCTGGACCCTTACCTCTGCAAGCGAGGCGTTGAGTCCCTGGACATCATTCTCATCGTGCACACGGCCCCGGCCAATCTTCACAGAAGGCAGCGGATCCGTGAAACGTTCGGAAACGAGTCGTTCTTTCTGCCTTTCCGAATCCGAGTGGCTTTTCTGTTGGGGAAAACCCAGAACAAAACATTGGAGAGGGTGCTGTGGTTTGAACACGTGACCTACAACGACACGGTGATGGGGGACTTTCTCGACAGCTACTACAACCTTTCGATCAAAGGCGTCATGGGATACCGCTGGGTCAGCCAGTACTGCTCTAATTCCAAGTACGTCTTTAAGATAGACGATGACGTCATTGTGAACATGTTCAAACTGCTGTACTCCTTCTACAACCACATGAGCGGGAAGCGGAAGTCCATCTTCTGCAATCTGTGGTACAAAGGCACCATGCCGATCCTCCGCTCCGGAAAGTGGAAGGTGGAGTCCAACGTTTTCGCCAAGTATAAAACGTTCCCGTTCGACTACTGCAGCGGTTTTGTGGTCATCATGACCACTGACCTCATGCGGCCAATGTACTTGGCGGCGCAAAATACTCCCGGGTTTTGGATAGACGACGTGTACCTGTTTGGCATGCTGCCCCACGTCGTGGGTGGCGTCACCTACTACAACTACGCCCTTAACAAAAACTTGACCCTTGATGTGAAGACTGCCATCAACTGCACAAAGGCGGAAGGGCCAAAGTGTGGCATTGTTGCAAGCGTTACACCTGACAATGATTTCTGGGGCTATTGGCAACTCATTAAAAATATGTACGCCTCTGAATCTTGGAATGTGGAGAACAAAGTCGTCATTTGA